A single genomic interval of Armigeres subalbatus isolate Guangzhou_Male chromosome 1, GZ_Asu_2, whole genome shotgun sequence harbors:
- the LOC134207874 gene encoding elongation factor 1-gamma, translated as MAGTLYTYPENFRAYKALIAAQFSGAKVTVASDFVFGQTNKSEAFLKKFPLGKVPAFETADGKFLTESNAIAYYVANEQLRGKTDLEKAEVLSFLSLADNELLPAVHAWVFPIIGIVQFQKNNVERAKQDLKAALGALNARLLHQTFLVGERLTLADIVVFTTLLSAYENVLDPSFRAPFGSVTRWFTTVLNQPQVKAVVKDFTLCAKVAEFDAKKFAEFQAKTGGAVQQKEKKEKKEPKPAPAKKEKEVEPVEELDAAELALAEEPKSKDPFDSLPKGTFNFDDFKRCYSNEDEAKSVPYFWEKFDSENYSIWYGEYKYPEELTKVFMSCNLITGMFQRLDKMRKQAFASVCLFGEDNNSTISGVWVWRGQELAFTLSPDWQVDYEVYDWKKLDASSDETKELVKQYFSWSGADRGGRKFNQGKIFK; from the exons ATGGCCGGT ACTCTGTATACTTACCCGGAAAATTTCCGTGCTTACAAGGCACTGATTGCGGCCCAGTTCTCCGGAGCTAAGGTTACCGTCGCGTCGGATTTCGTCTTCGGCCAGACCAACAAGAGCGAAGCCTTCCTGAAGAAGTTCCCACTCGGAAAg GTCCCTGCCTTCGAAACTGCCGATGGTAAATTCCTAACCGAAAGCAACGCCATTGCATACTACGTCGCGAATGAGCAGCTCCGTGGCAAGACCGACCTCGAGAAGGCCGAAGTGCTGTCGTTCCTGTCTCTGGCCGACAATGAGCTGCTGCCGGCCGTGCACGCCTGGGTCTTCCCCATCATCGGCATCGTTCAGTTCCAGAAGAACAATGTCGAGCGTGCCAAGCAGGACCTGAAGGCCGCATTGGGAGCGCTGAATGCGCGCCTGTTACATCAGACCTTCCTGGTTGGCGAGCGTCTGACATTGGCCGACATCGTGGTTTTCACCACCCTGCTGAGTGCCTACGAGAACGTTCTGGATCCATCATTCCGGGCTCCGTTCGGAAGCGTCACCCGTTGGTTCACAACGGTCCTGAACCAGCCGCAGGTCAAGGCCGTCGTCAAGGACTTCACTCTGTGCGCCAAGGTGGCCGAATTCGATGCCAAGAAATTCGCCGAATTCCAAGCCAAGACCGGAGGAGCCGTGCAGcagaaggaaaagaaagaaaagaaggaGCCAAAGCCGGCCCCTGccaagaaggagaaggaagttGAGCCAGTTGAAGAGTTGGATGCCGCCGAGTTGGCTCTGGCCGAGGAACCCAAGTCAAAGGATCCGTTCGATTCCCTGCCGAAGGGAACGTTCAACTTTGATGACTTCAAGCGTTGCTACTCGAACGAAGATGAAGCCAAGTCCGTTCCTTACTTCTGGGAGAAGTTCGACTCGGAAAACTACTCCATCTGGTACGGTGAATACAAATACCCCGAGGAGCTGACCAAGGTGTTCATGAGCTGCAACTTGATCACCGGAATGTTCCAGCGGCTGGACAAAATGCGCAAGCAGGCGTTCGCTTCCGTGTGCCTCTTTGGTGAAGACAACAACAGCACAATTTCCGGCGTTTGGGTCTGGCGCGGTCAGGAGCTGGCCTTCACTCTGTCGCCCGACTGGCAGGTGGATTACGAAGTGTACGACTGGAAGAAACTGGATGCCAGCTCGGACGAAACCAAGGAATTGGTAAAGCAGTACTTCAGCTGGTCCGGTGCCGATAGAGGTGGCCGCAAGTTTAACCAGGGAAAGATCTTCAAGTAA
- the LOC134207872 gene encoding von Willebrand factor A domain-containing protein 8, with translation MLPRNAQTVRRLNVLKRILTNGSAGGGPTLWFRHSSTGATIRIDDVEKEILPPKQPELVPNGYVKVAESGEAQLSQTRLHHLRWMLQKDNLGQDMILLGRPGNLRRNLIMQYSELTRREVEYILLNRDTTESDLKQRREILDGTATYYNQSAVRAATEGRILVIEGVEKTERNVLPILNNLLENREMHLEDGRFLISAKNYDSLLERFSKDQLDKWGLVRVSEDFRVIALGLPVPKYRGSPLDPPLRSRFQARDVSELPYVDILTECKILSANQSPEVLTKLTSFGFSVLSSASTLPDFPIDNLRYAGMLINNNPLLTEHSLLSRLYPYSVFLEKEGVGLTKSLMESLQIKPDQTASTEIISVDPLNKDTLTVNLKVNNKPINFTMQRGKSDIENLPTAYKKTNYQQNLLADLIQSVAVGDVCLIGPKGCGKSIVANELCRLLNQQVETMVLYQDMTARDLIQKRTTKLNGDTVWQDSPLLLAALSGHVIALDGIHRLHHSTLAILHRLVHDREMQLYDGRRLMRHDRFDRLLETGLTKEDLTARGILRIDPAFRIIAMAEPHQKTGTNWITAETLNLFLFHEIRGLSKDEELNVVNSLYGPLDNTMHQILRVAHHLRASGDTTMQNLASNLSTRQLLRIARRLHEYGEHLSDRSAHSILHNTFLTKFMPNLPRSVLENALRVCDVAPGRESRAEDVTISTDDGVLRIGNTKVPIYQTEAVSKVPDIVFFNVPQHVKLMERLLQDFTLGEHLLLVGNQGVGKNKIADRLLQLMNRPREYIQLHRDTTVQSLTLQASIRDGKIIYEDSPLVKAVKHGHVLVVDEADKAPIHVTSILKTLVENGEMMLSDGRKICPPPRGTPQPNDKLIYTHPDFRMLVLANRPGFPFLGNDFFAALGDLFSCHAVDNPSPNSEIYLLKQYGPDVPEATIRQLVDAFSELRDMADSGILNYPYSTREVVNIVKHLQKFPKDDMAELIGNVLDYDRYTPETLDQVTNVLLKHGLAIAPYAKNELAALRKQREIQMTIKSNSGKDVSGPKHGKVDPNNDPHVGGNTWAGGTGGRDTAGLGGKGGPYRLDAGHKVHQLSDAEKDDIPEHVKMAAKEMNRKAFAEKLKEIQMSQYDHKVYMEFAGPVQKQVQQLRVTLQALQAKSKERQWQKHQTSGEMDDTKLVEGITGEKNIYKKRVEQDPEPGQPQEKPKRLKLVVDVSGSMYRFNGYDGRLDRQLEAVVMVMEAFDGFETKIKYDIVGHSGEAVEIPFISVNNPPKDDKRRLETIKMMHAHSQFCWSGDHTLPATRNAVDSMAKEDCDEAIVVVLSDANLSRYGISPRNLNELLQKQSPKVQAYVIFIGSLGDEAQLIAENMTAGKSFVCMNLEQLPQILKQIFAASVLQ, from the exons ATGCTCCCGCGGAACGCCCAAACCGTACGGCGACTCAACGTCCTGAAGCGAATTCTCACGAATGGGAGTGCTGGCGGCGGACCAACGCTGTGGTTCCGCCACAGTTCCACGGGGGCCACCATTCGGATCGATGACGTCGAGAAGGAGATTCTGCCACCGAAACAACCGGAACTGGTCCCGAATGGGTACG TAAAAGTGGCGGAATCGGGCGAAGCGCAGCTTTCGCAAACCCGGTTGCACCACCTTCGGTGGATGCTGCAGAAGGATAATTTGGGTCAGGACATGATTCTGCTGGGGCGGCCAGGTAATCTGCGTCGGAATCTGATCATGCAGTACTCGGAATTGACGAGGCGGGAGGTGGAATATATTCTGTTGAATCGCGATACGACGGAGAGCGATCTGAAGCAGCGGCGGGAGATTCTGGATGGTACGGCGACGTATTACAACCAGAGTGCGGTACGAGCGGCGACCGAGGGACGGATTCTGGTGATTGAGGGAGTGGAGAAGACCGAACGGAATGTGCTGCCCATTTTGAACAATCTGCTCGAGAATCGGGAGATGCATCTGGAGGATGGACGGTTTCTGATTTCTGCCAAAAATTATGACAGTTTGCTGGAG CGCTTCAGCAAAGATCAACTTGACAAGTGGGGATTGGTACGAGTATCTGAGGACTTCCGGGTGATAGCCCTTGGATTACCTGTACCGAAATATAGGGGATCGCCGTTGGATCCTCCTCTAAGATCGCGATTTCAGGCGAGGGACGTAAGTGAGCTGCCTTATGTG GACATTCTAACTGAGTGCAAAATCTTGTCTGCAAATCAAAGTCCCGAGGTTCTAACGAAGCTGACCTCATTCGGATTCAGCGTTCTTTCCTCAGCGTCTACGCTGCCCGACTTCCCGATTGACAATCTGCGCTACGCCGGAATGCTTATCAACAACAACCCTCTACTCACTGAGCACAGTCTCCTGAGTCGACTTTATCCGTACTCCGTGTTTCTGGAGAAGGAAGGCGTTGGCCTGACCAAGTCCCTCATGGAGTCGCTGCAGATAAAACCAGATCAAACGGCCTCCACCGAGATCATCAGCGTAGATCCCCTCAATAAAGATACTTTGACCGTGAACTTGAAAGTGAACAACAAACCGATCAACTTCACTATGCAACGCGGCAAATCCGATATCGAAAATCTGCCCACCGCCTATAAGAAAACCAACTACCAGCAGAACCTTCTCGCCGATTTGATTCAATCCGTAGCAGTTGGCGATGTTTGCTTGATTGGCCCCAAAGGATGTGGCAAATCCATCGTAGCCAACGAACTCTGTCGGTTGCTCAATCAGCAAGTGGAAACAATGGTCCTCTACCAAGACATGACGGCTCGGGACCTCATACAAAAGCGAACGACGAAGCTCAACGGAGATACCGTCTGGCAGGACTCCCCTTTGCTTCTGGCGGCACTTAGCGGTCACGTTATTGCCCTCGATGGAATCCATCGTCTACATCACAGCACCCTTGCCATCCTTCATCGACTGGTGCACGATCGCGAGATGCAGCTGTACGACGGAAGGCGACTGATGCGTCACGACAGGTTCGACCGTCTTCTGGAGACAGGCCTTACTAAAGAAGACCTCACGGCACGAGGAATCCTACGTATCGATCCCGCCTTCCGCATCATTGCCATGGCAGAACCGCATCAAAAGACCGGAACCAACTGGATCACCGCTGAAACCTTGAATCTCTTCCTGTTCCACGAAATTCGAGGTCTCAGCAAGGATGAAGAACTGAACGTAGTCAACTCGCTCTATGGACCGTTGGACAACACAATGCATCAGATCCTACGCGTGGCTCATCATCTGCGAGCATCCGGTGACACCACCATGCAGAATCTGGCCAGCAACCTGTCGACGCGACAGCTGCTGCGAATCGCTCGACGCCTCCACGAATACGGCGAACATCTTTCGGACCGTTCAGCCCACAGCATATTGCACAACACATTCCTAACGAAATTCATGCCGAATCTGCCCAGAAGCGTGCTGGAAAACGCTCTACGGGTATGCGACGTAGCTCCAGGAAGGGAAAGCCGCGCAGAAGACGTCACCATCTCCACCGACGACGGTGTGCTCCGCATTGGTAACACAAAGGTACCCATCTACCAAACCGAAGCCGTCAGCAAAGTCCCGGACATCGTGTTCTTCAACGTCCCACAGCACGTCAAACTCATGGAACGACTTCTCCAAGACTTCACCCTTGGCGAACATCTGCTCTTGGTCGGAAATCAAGGAGTCGGTAAGAACAAAATAGCCGATCGGCTCCTCCAGCTGATGAACCGCCCACGAGAGTACATTCAGCTGCACCGCGACACCACCGTGCAGTCCCTCACGCTACAGGCCAGCATTCGCGATGGCAAGATCATCTACGAGGACTCTCCGCTCGTCAAGGCCGTCAAGCACGGCCACGTCCTGGTGGTAGATGAAGCCGACAAAGCTCCGATTCACGTCACCTCCATCCTGAAGACCCTTGTCGAAAACGGAGAGATGATGCTATCGGACGGCCGCAAGATCTGCCCACCTCCAAGAGGCACCCCCCAACCCAACGACAAACTGATCTACACCCATCCGGACTTCCGGATGCTGGTGCTCGCCAATCGGCCAGGTTTCCCCTTCCTCGGCAACGATTTCTTCGCGGCACTCGGCGATCTATTCTCCTGCCACGCCGTGGACAACCCTTCGCCCAATTCGGAAATCTACCTCCTGAAGCAGTACGGCCCTGATGTCCCAGAGGCGACTATCCGCCAGCTGGTCGACGCGTTCTCCGAGCTGCGCGATATGGCCGACAGTGGCATTCTCAACTATCCGTACTCCACTCGCGAGGTGGTCAACATCGTTAAGCACCTGCAAAAGTTCCCCAAGGACGACATGGCCGAGCTGATCGGAAACGTGCTCGACTACGATCGCTACACTCCGGAAACGCTCGACCAGGTCACGAACGTATTGCTCAAGCACGGACTGGCAATCGCTCCGTACGCCAAAAACGAGCTGGCCGCACTGCGCAAGCAGCgcgagattcaaatgacgaTCAAAAGCAACAGCGGGAAAGACGTCTCCGGGCCGAAACACGGCAAGGTGGATCCGAACAATGATCCCCACGTGGGCGGAAACACTTGGGCGGGGGGCACCGGAGGTCGCGATACCGCCGGCCTGGGTGGCAAAGGAGGCCCGTACCGACTGGACGCTGGACACAAGGTACATCAGTTGTCCGATGCGGAGAAGGACGACATCCCGGAGCACGTCAAAATGGCAGCTAAGGAGATGAACAGGAAGGCGTTCGCGGAAAAACTGAAAGAAATCCAAATGAGTCAGTACGACCACAAAGTGTACATGGAGTTTGCCGGCCCGGTTCAGAAGCAAGTCCAACAACTGAGAGTGACTCTGCAGGCGTTGCAAGCGAAAAGCAAGGAGCGACAGTGGCAGAAACATCAGACATCGGGCGAGATGGACGATACTAAACTGGTGGAGGGCATTACGGGTGAGAAGAACATCTACAAGAAGCGGGTCGAGCAGGACCCGGAACCGGGACAGCCGCAGGAGAAGCCCAAGCGACTGAAACTGGTGGTGGACGTGTCCGGGTCGATGTACCGCTTCAACGGCTACGACGGACGGCTGGACCGTCAGTTGGAGGCGGTCGTGATGGTGATGGAGGCTTTCGACGGGTTCGAAACGAAGATCAAGTACGACATCGTCGGCCACAGCGGTGAGGCGGTGGAGATTCCGTTCATCAGCGTGAACAACCCGCCGAAGGACGACAAGCGGCGGCTGGAGACGATCAAGATGATGCACGCGCACTCGCAGTTCTGCTGGAGCGGGGACCACACGCTGCCGGCGACCCGCAACGCGGTGGACTCGATGGCCAAGGAGGACTGCGACGAGGCCATCGTGGTGGTGCTGAGCGATGCGAATCTCTCCCGGTACGGCATCTCGCCGCGGAACTTGAACGAACTGCTGCAGAAGCAGTCGCCGAAGGTGCAGGCGTACGTGATCTTCATCGGCAGTTTGGGAGATGAAGCGCAATT AATTGCGGAAAACATGACGGCCGGGAAGAGTTTCGTGTGCATGAACCTCGAGCAGTTACCTCAAATTTTGAAGCAGATCTTCGCCGCTTCTGTGCTACAGTGA